One genomic window of Sodaliphilus pleomorphus includes the following:
- a CDS encoding EFR1 family ferrodoxin (N-terminal region resembles flavodoxins. C-terminal ferrodoxin region binds two 4Fe-4S clusters.) — protein MIFYFTGTGNSGHVASELGTKLNDRLVPMGAALVEGNTCYELKPGERVGFVFPTYCWGVPPVVADFIARLDLQGYRSECNFVYMVATCGDDVGQLVDMMRRLLARRQLELQAAYSVSMPNTYVNMRGFDVDPDLVRDAKLHAAEGRIAELAQSIAEGRVTTDVCRGSWPWLKTRVVYPWFRRHAMSDKKFHVEPGRCTHCGACVKNCPLGNITLNAQGEPQWHGRCTMCESCLHRCPARAIQYGKATQGKGRYYFK, from the coding sequence ATGATATTTTATTTCACAGGCACAGGCAATAGCGGCCATGTGGCCAGCGAGTTGGGCACCAAGCTCAACGACCGCCTCGTGCCCATGGGCGCCGCCCTGGTCGAGGGCAACACCTGCTATGAGCTGAAGCCCGGCGAGCGTGTGGGCTTCGTTTTTCCCACCTACTGCTGGGGCGTGCCTCCTGTGGTGGCCGATTTCATCGCCCGGCTCGACTTGCAAGGCTATCGCAGCGAGTGCAACTTTGTGTACATGGTCGCCACCTGCGGCGACGATGTGGGTCAGCTTGTCGACATGATGCGCCGCTTGCTTGCCCGCAGGCAGCTTGAGCTGCAGGCCGCCTACAGCGTGTCGATGCCCAACACCTACGTCAACATGCGGGGCTTCGACGTCGACCCCGACCTGGTGCGCGACGCCAAGCTGCATGCTGCCGAGGGGCGCATTGCCGAGCTGGCTCAAAGCATTGCCGAGGGCCGCGTCACTACCGACGTGTGCCGGGGCTCGTGGCCCTGGCTCAAGACCCGCGTGGTGTATCCCTGGTTCAGGCGCCATGCCATGAGCGACAAGAAGTTTCACGTCGAGCCTGGCCGTTGCACCCATTGCGGGGCCTGCGTGAAGAATTGCCCCCTGGGCAACATCACGCTCAACGCCCAGGGCGAGCCCCAGTGGCACGGCCGTTGCACTATGTGCGAGAGTTGCCTGCACCGCTGCCCGGCCCGTGCCATCCAGTACGGCAAGGCCACCCAGGGCAAAGGCCGCTACTATTTCAAGTAG
- a CDS encoding HNH endonuclease family protein gives MNTELHTDITIGDICKGFVYNEQEGKGLFGMNGQLIIQPEYQRNYIYNDGRKDVAVIDSVLHGYPLGLIYLNRRPDGQLEVLDGQQRITSLGRFLTNKLTVRYDGREQKYYSLNAELQQLFSDTPLTIYICEGTEEEIKKWFKIINIAGVPLNNQEMYNAIYSGPFVTALKAVYSNSLNPMQQKWGTYVKGDPKRQEVLATALDWASHGDTEGYMAAHRQDADITPVTTCFDSVIDWVSATFPTPHSEQKGLPWGTLYEKYHNTPYNPDEVDRRVSELMQDDAVNDKRGIFEYVLGGCTDPKLLNIRLFDKHTIKTVYERQTAEAKAKGISNCPYCAMSSGPNHSRIWKLTEMDADHVTAWSRGGSTDISNCQMLCKTHNRAKGNR, from the coding sequence ATGAATACAGAACTGCATACCGACATCACCATCGGCGACATCTGCAAGGGATTCGTCTACAACGAGCAGGAGGGCAAGGGACTCTTCGGCATGAACGGACAGCTGATAATCCAGCCGGAGTACCAGCGCAACTACATCTACAACGACGGGCGCAAGGACGTGGCGGTCATCGACTCGGTGCTGCACGGCTATCCACTGGGCCTTATCTACCTTAACCGCCGTCCCGACGGGCAGCTTGAGGTGCTCGACGGACAGCAGCGCATCACTTCCCTCGGCCGCTTCCTCACCAACAAGCTCACGGTGCGCTATGACGGGCGCGAGCAGAAGTATTACTCGCTCAACGCGGAGCTGCAGCAGCTGTTCTCCGATACCCCTCTGACAATCTACATCTGCGAGGGCACGGAAGAGGAGATAAAGAAATGGTTCAAGATAATCAACATCGCCGGCGTGCCGCTCAACAACCAGGAGATGTACAACGCCATCTACAGCGGTCCGTTTGTCACCGCGCTGAAGGCTGTCTACAGCAACTCCCTGAACCCGATGCAGCAGAAGTGGGGCACCTACGTGAAGGGCGATCCTAAGCGCCAGGAGGTGCTCGCCACAGCCCTCGACTGGGCGAGCCACGGCGACACTGAGGGCTATATGGCCGCGCACCGCCAGGACGCGGATATAACGCCCGTAACCACCTGTTTCGACAGCGTCATCGACTGGGTGAGTGCCACCTTCCCAACGCCCCACAGCGAGCAGAAAGGACTGCCGTGGGGCACGCTCTATGAGAAGTACCACAACACGCCCTACAACCCCGACGAGGTTGACCGCCGGGTCTCTGAGCTGATGCAGGACGATGCCGTGAACGACAAGCGCGGCATCTTCGAGTACGTCCTCGGCGGCTGCACCGACCCGAAGCTGCTCAATATTCGGCTCTTTGACAAGCATACCATCAAGACCGTGTATGAGCGGCAGACGGCGGAGGCAAAGGCAAAAGGCATCTCCAACTGCCCCTACTGTGCCATGAGCTCCGGCCCTAACCACAGCCGTATCTGGAAGCTCACCGAGATGGATGCCGACCATGTAACGGCATGGAGCCGGGGCGGAAGCACCGACATAAGCAACTGTCAGATGCTTTGCAAGACGCACAACAGGGCGAAAGGGAATCGATAA
- a CDS encoding helix-turn-helix domain-containing protein — MLSKRTKKTTMIDPDFTSRLRDFSCGLFFMFQLLGTAALYAKGRHHQLQRSAFYFMLYLLGISMVEFYLFFIDNFLGAMLKPVTNIMQVTVVPLALMLLYRLTHTHGMKPLAATLNLAPYWVALAVYMTSGSPVVYDCILAAALLHSAGIVIYGFVAVRRFNQQLAACFSTDEHLSLRWTWLLLLFYLALAATWFVATKVDSNVTAAVYNMVCSVIFALLCYFVYRQDDMLEALGRGAGEPTTGTLAPKPAGGRQDSYHFAQALHDTFEHGRIYLNPTLNINGLAQELGTNRTYLSNYLNQELHTSFYEYVNGWRVKHARQLLATTTLPLEDVASQSGFNSLSSFRRYFKKATGTTPACCRAAGVNR, encoded by the coding sequence TTGCTATCTAAACGCACCAAGAAAACGACAATGATCGACCCCGACTTCACCTCACGGCTGCGAGATTTCTCATGCGGTCTCTTCTTTATGTTTCAGCTGCTGGGCACCGCAGCACTCTATGCCAAGGGGCGGCACCACCAGTTGCAGCGCTCGGCCTTCTACTTCATGCTCTACCTGCTGGGCATAAGCATGGTGGAGTTTTACCTGTTCTTCATCGACAACTTCTTGGGCGCGATGCTCAAGCCTGTGACCAACATCATGCAGGTCACGGTGGTGCCACTGGCCCTGATGCTGCTCTACCGGCTCACCCACACCCACGGCATGAAGCCCCTGGCGGCCACACTGAACCTGGCGCCCTACTGGGTGGCGCTGGCCGTGTACATGACGAGCGGCTCGCCCGTGGTGTACGACTGCATCCTCGCTGCCGCACTGCTCCACTCGGCGGGCATCGTGATCTACGGCTTTGTGGCCGTGCGGCGCTTCAACCAGCAACTGGCGGCCTGCTTCTCGACCGACGAGCACTTGTCGCTCAGGTGGACTTGGCTGTTGCTGCTCTTCTACCTGGCACTGGCCGCAACGTGGTTTGTCGCCACCAAGGTCGACAGCAACGTCACAGCCGCCGTCTACAACATGGTGTGCTCGGTCATCTTTGCCCTGCTGTGCTACTTTGTGTACCGCCAGGACGACATGCTCGAGGCCCTCGGCCGCGGCGCGGGCGAGCCCACGACCGGCACACTTGCTCCCAAGCCGGCGGGAGGGCGGCAGGACAGCTACCACTTTGCCCAGGCCCTGCACGACACCTTTGAGCACGGCCGCATCTACCTCAACCCCACCCTCAACATCAACGGGCTGGCACAGGAACTGGGCACCAACCGCACCTACCTGTCCAACTACCTGAACCAGGAGCTGCACACGAGCTTCTACGAGTATGTGAACGGCTGGCGGGTGAAACACGCCCGCCAACTGCTGGCCACCACCACGCTACCGCTTGAGGATGTTGCCAGCCAGTCGGGGTTCAACTCGCTGAGCAGCTTCAGACGCTATTTCAAGAAAGCTACGGGCACGACCCCTGCCTGCTGCCGGGCGGCAGGCGTCAATCGGTAA
- a CDS encoding adenine-specific methyltransferase EcoRI family protein, with protein sequence MANKNLGNAKTAKNDEFYTQLPDIEHEMQAYVDYDPDVFRDKTILMPCDDPEWSNFTRYFALNFQLFGIKKLISTSYAPDAKAAKYGVMPSLFPGDEQDPKFDRDKWQTHGRIFVLDRDINGDNRIDIDDLRWEYLDGDGDFRSREITQLRNEADFIITNPPFSLFREFLKWIIDGGKRFSVIGNMNAITYKEVFPLLKDNKIWLGNGFTAGNAFFATPNAQKYGEGVLQDDGLVKFRNCCWFTNIELGKRHEPLPLMTMADNLKFSRHKDLRLRKEYQHYDNYDAIEVPYTDAIPSDYTGPMGVPISFLDKYCPEQFRLLGITDRGNEYGIKTREYTPEDTPHFGDLNRRGAIMVDGELKSTYARILIQKITTP encoded by the coding sequence ATGGCAAATAAAAACTTAGGAAACGCGAAAACAGCCAAGAACGATGAGTTCTACACACAGCTGCCCGACATTGAGCATGAGATGCAGGCGTATGTGGACTACGACCCCGACGTGTTCCGCGACAAGACGATACTCATGCCGTGCGACGACCCGGAATGGAGCAATTTTACACGATATTTCGCCCTTAACTTCCAATTGTTTGGTATCAAAAAGCTCATCTCCACGAGCTACGCTCCTGACGCAAAGGCGGCAAAGTACGGGGTAATGCCCTCACTTTTCCCCGGGGACGAGCAGGACCCGAAGTTCGACCGCGACAAGTGGCAAACCCACGGGCGTATCTTCGTTCTCGACCGTGATATCAATGGCGACAACCGCATCGACATCGACGACCTCCGCTGGGAGTACCTTGACGGCGACGGCGACTTCCGCTCGCGTGAGATTACGCAGTTGCGTAACGAGGCCGACTTCATCATCACCAATCCGCCGTTCTCCCTCTTCCGCGAGTTCCTGAAATGGATCATCGACGGTGGCAAACGGTTCTCCGTCATCGGCAACATGAACGCGATAACCTACAAGGAGGTGTTTCCGCTGCTCAAGGACAATAAGATTTGGCTGGGCAACGGCTTTACTGCGGGCAATGCCTTCTTTGCCACACCTAACGCTCAGAAGTATGGCGAAGGAGTGCTGCAGGATGACGGGCTTGTGAAGTTCCGCAACTGCTGTTGGTTTACCAACATAGAATTGGGCAAGCGCCACGAGCCGTTGCCATTGATGACGATGGCGGACAACCTGAAGTTCAGCCGGCACAAGGACTTGCGCCTGCGGAAGGAGTACCAGCACTACGACAACTATGATGCCATAGAGGTGCCTTATACCGATGCCATACCCTCCGACTACACTGGCCCGATGGGCGTGCCCATCTCCTTCCTCGACAAGTATTGCCCGGAGCAGTTCCGATTGTTAGGAATTACCGACCGTGGTAATGAATACGGCATTAAGACAAGGGAATATACCCCCGAAGATACTCCGCACTTTGGCGATTTGAACCGTCGTGGTGCGATAATGGTTGATGGCGAGCTTAAATCCACTTATGCACGCATCCTCATTCAGAAGATCACAACGCCCTAA
- a CDS encoding DUF2027 domain-containing protein: MVKVNDIVRFLNDVGGGTVTRVDGGTVYVEDEDGFERPVPSREVVVVDQAQAKPSVYERPIEVKSKLVEPDVPAARPKSEAPAAPVVETEEGNKLNIVLAFEPREIKHLNTTTFYSVLVNDSNYFLSVAYMSRADGDDAWHTRYTGLVEPNMQVDLDEFGYNDLNDLEHVALEYIAFKQDKGFKLKNPALVELRVDATKFYKLHSFHATEYFDDPVIQLDITRNDMPARPLRIDSSALERAMRQKRGADERPRSRQVQHHEHKKGDIVVQDLHIAELLDNINGLSSADMLNYQLDKFREVMRAHQNQPGQKIVFIHGKGEGVLRHAILDELKRKWPRCTAQDASFQEYGFGATQVTIHR; encoded by the coding sequence ATGGTAAAAGTGAATGATATCGTGCGCTTCCTCAACGATGTGGGAGGCGGCACAGTGACCCGTGTCGACGGCGGCACGGTATATGTGGAAGATGAAGACGGCTTTGAGCGCCCTGTGCCCAGCCGCGAGGTTGTGGTCGTGGACCAGGCCCAGGCCAAGCCCAGTGTCTATGAGCGCCCCATCGAGGTCAAGAGCAAGCTCGTGGAGCCCGATGTGCCTGCCGCGCGACCCAAGAGCGAGGCGCCTGCCGCGCCTGTGGTTGAGACCGAGGAGGGCAACAAACTCAACATCGTGCTGGCCTTTGAGCCCCGCGAAATCAAGCATCTCAACACCACCACCTTCTACAGCGTGCTGGTAAACGACAGCAACTACTTCCTGAGCGTGGCCTACATGAGCCGTGCCGATGGCGACGACGCCTGGCACACACGCTACACCGGCCTGGTGGAGCCCAACATGCAGGTCGACCTCGACGAGTTTGGCTACAACGACCTCAACGACCTCGAGCACGTGGCGCTCGAGTATATCGCCTTCAAGCAGGACAAGGGCTTCAAACTGAAAAACCCGGCTCTGGTCGAGCTGCGTGTCGACGCCACCAAGTTCTACAAGCTGCACAGCTTCCACGCCACCGAGTATTTCGACGACCCGGTCATCCAGCTCGACATCACGCGCAACGACATGCCTGCCCGACCCCTGCGCATCGACAGTAGCGCCCTGGAGCGCGCCATGCGACAGAAGCGTGGTGCCGACGAGCGCCCCCGTTCGCGCCAGGTGCAGCACCACGAGCACAAGAAGGGCGACATCGTCGTGCAAGACCTGCACATTGCCGAGCTGCTCGACAACATCAACGGCCTGTCGAGTGCCGACATGCTCAACTACCAACTCGACAAGTTTCGCGAGGTGATGCGTGCCCACCAGAACCAGCCCGGGCAGAAGATCGTGTTTATTCACGGCAAGGGCGAGGGTGTGTTGCGCCATGCCATCCTCGACGAGCTCAAGCGCAAGTGGCCGCGCTGCACCGCTCAGGACGCCAGCTTCCAGGAGTACGGCTTCGGGGCTACCCAAGTCACGATACACCGGTAG
- a CDS encoding RNA polymerase sigma factor yields the protein MTPNDQKIVEAMRKNPQQGFKLLVAAYMQPMYWHTRRLVGSHDDAEDATQEALVRIYKSFDQYDAKRSLTAWVFTIATREALRLLARRAGRATVSLDEATAQVLSLAAPDQWLDSSDTIAVKLQQAIHTLPAKQQVTFNLRYYDELSYAEIAEVTGSTAAAAKANYHVAKEKITQYMNQHD from the coding sequence ATGACACCCAACGACCAGAAAATAGTAGAGGCCATGCGCAAGAATCCCCAGCAGGGCTTCAAGCTGCTCGTGGCTGCCTACATGCAGCCCATGTACTGGCACACACGCCGCCTGGTGGGCAGTCACGACGATGCCGAAGACGCCACCCAGGAGGCCCTGGTGAGGATATACAAGTCGTTCGACCAGTACGACGCCAAGCGCTCACTCACGGCTTGGGTGTTCACCATCGCCACCCGCGAGGCACTGCGGCTGCTGGCACGGCGCGCCGGCAGAGCCACAGTGTCGCTCGACGAGGCTACCGCCCAGGTGCTCTCGCTCGCGGCCCCCGACCAGTGGCTCGACAGCAGCGACACCATCGCCGTGAAGCTGCAGCAAGCCATACACACGTTGCCGGCCAAGCAGCAAGTCACGTTCAACCTCAGGTACTACGACGAGCTTTCCTATGCCGAGATTGCCGAGGTCACAGGCTCGACTGCGGCGGCAGCCAAGGCCAACTACCACGTGGCCAAAGAGAAAATAACGCAATATATGAACCAACACGATTGA
- a CDS encoding helix-turn-helix domain-containing protein: protein MNDSCNLIAIDNIDAYNKLYGFETLHPLVSVVDLAQAKHQVNHATFRYDVYALWLKNGLQCTLHYGRRTYDYQEGTIVSFAPGQVVRVDMTDEQLSTPIHTLGLLFHPDLLAGTPLGKAITTYHFFDYDSAESLHLSERERALITDTLHSIAQEMEMPVDKHSQTILTDRIKLILDYCQRFYDRQFITRHKENSDTLAAFERNIKDYFEQGTAMQSGLPSVAYFADKACLSPGYFGDMIRKETGLSAKLYIQQHILALSKQMLLDQSQSITQVADQLGFQYPQHFSRFFKKLTGMTPKAYREN from the coding sequence ATGAACGACTCCTGCAACTTGATAGCGATCGACAACATCGACGCCTACAACAAGCTCTATGGCTTTGAGACCCTGCACCCGCTGGTGAGCGTGGTCGACCTGGCACAAGCCAAGCACCAAGTCAACCACGCGACATTCCGCTACGATGTGTATGCCCTGTGGCTCAAAAACGGGCTGCAATGCACGTTGCACTACGGCCGCCGCACCTACGACTACCAGGAGGGCACCATCGTGAGCTTCGCCCCGGGACAGGTGGTGCGTGTCGACATGACCGACGAGCAGCTGAGCACGCCCATTCACACCCTGGGACTGCTTTTCCACCCCGATCTTCTGGCCGGAACCCCGCTGGGCAAGGCCATCACCACCTACCACTTCTTCGACTACGACTCGGCCGAGTCGCTCCACTTGAGCGAGCGCGAGCGCGCCCTGATAACCGACACGCTGCACTCGATAGCGCAGGAGATGGAAATGCCCGTCGACAAGCACTCGCAGACGATACTCACCGACCGCATCAAGCTCATACTCGACTACTGCCAGCGCTTCTACGACCGCCAGTTCATCACCCGCCACAAGGAGAACAGCGACACACTGGCCGCCTTTGAGCGCAACATCAAGGACTACTTCGAGCAGGGCACAGCCATGCAAAGCGGGCTGCCCTCGGTGGCCTACTTTGCCGACAAGGCTTGCCTCTCGCCCGGCTACTTCGGCGACATGATACGCAAGGAGACCGGCCTCTCGGCCAAGCTCTACATCCAGCAGCACATTCTGGCTCTGAGCAAGCAGATGCTGCTCGACCAGAGCCAAAGCATCACGCAAGTGGCCGACCAGCTGGGATTTCAGTACCCGCAGCACTTCTCCCGCTTTTTCAAGAAACTCACCGGCATGACCCCCAAGGCCTACCGCGAGAACTGA
- a CDS encoding glycoside hydrolase family 10 protein: protein MMKKYILYIVLCLALASGLQAQPYTTPKRELRAAWVSTVYGIDWPNAGASPARQRAALTRIVDSLARNNFNAVCFQVRSMSDAMYRSAYEPWSSYLTGTRGKDPGYDPLAYCVSECHRLGLECWAWINPYRFSTGALWSTSQDMEARQHLLSWGKKKILDPAQQWTVDRIVDVCRDVVKHYDIDGVIYDDYFYPDNIPTTSAAGDYGEWKASGTQLSLADWRRANVNRMVKAVYQMIQTEKPYVRFGISPAGVACTDADLAARYGIDPCPSGSDWQYGTIFSDPVSWLKEHDLDFVSPQVYWKRGFKRADFSLIAPWWCKVAPTMGRQVYISSSIERLALASEFPEYAAQVQLTRDSSPEGAGGTIFWSVTNLYRRSGLARQLCSYLRSTVYRYPALLPQLPWRNHKAARELKVETPVRGNGQLLWHPVEGVRYTVYAVPAGVSESQWQGQVQYLLGMAYNPDDAADDVVYDLPRDKQQGYKWAVCVLDRYGNEYAPVWVH, encoded by the coding sequence ATGATGAAGAAATACATCCTTTATATCGTGTTGTGCCTGGCTCTGGCATCAGGGCTGCAGGCACAACCCTATACCACGCCCAAGCGCGAGCTGCGCGCGGCGTGGGTGTCGACCGTGTATGGCATCGACTGGCCCAACGCCGGTGCCAGCCCTGCCCGGCAGCGGGCGGCTCTCACGCGCATCGTCGACTCGCTGGCCCGCAACAACTTCAACGCCGTGTGCTTCCAGGTGCGCTCGATGAGCGACGCCATGTATAGGTCGGCCTATGAGCCGTGGTCGAGCTACCTCACGGGCACCCGCGGCAAGGATCCGGGCTACGACCCGCTGGCCTACTGCGTGAGCGAGTGCCACCGCCTGGGCTTGGAGTGCTGGGCGTGGATCAATCCCTACCGCTTCTCGACGGGAGCCTTGTGGAGCACCAGCCAGGACATGGAGGCGAGGCAGCACCTGCTCTCGTGGGGCAAGAAGAAAATACTCGACCCTGCCCAGCAGTGGACCGTCGACCGCATCGTCGACGTGTGCCGTGATGTGGTGAAGCACTACGACATCGACGGGGTGATCTATGACGACTATTTCTACCCCGACAACATCCCCACAACCAGCGCTGCCGGCGACTATGGCGAGTGGAAGGCCTCGGGCACGCAGCTCAGCCTGGCCGACTGGCGGCGGGCCAACGTGAACCGCATGGTCAAGGCCGTGTACCAGATGATACAGACCGAGAAGCCCTATGTGCGCTTCGGCATCTCGCCAGCCGGGGTGGCCTGCACCGATGCCGACCTGGCCGCCCGCTACGGCATCGACCCCTGTCCCAGCGGCAGCGACTGGCAGTATGGCACCATCTTCAGCGACCCGGTGTCGTGGCTCAAGGAGCACGATCTCGACTTTGTGTCGCCCCAGGTGTATTGGAAACGCGGCTTCAAGCGGGCCGACTTCTCGCTCATTGCCCCGTGGTGGTGCAAGGTGGCTCCCACGATGGGCCGCCAGGTCTACATCTCGTCGAGCATCGAGCGGCTGGCACTGGCGAGCGAGTTCCCTGAGTATGCCGCCCAAGTGCAGCTCACGCGCGACAGCAGCCCCGAGGGCGCGGGTGGCACCATCTTCTGGTCGGTGACCAACCTGTACCGCCGCTCCGGCCTCGCCCGGCAACTGTGCAGCTACCTGCGCAGCACCGTCTACCGCTATCCGGCCCTGCTGCCCCAGCTGCCGTGGCGCAACCACAAGGCCGCCCGCGAGCTCAAGGTCGAGACCCCCGTGCGGGGCAACGGCCAGCTGCTGTGGCACCCGGTCGAGGGGGTGCGCTACACCGTCTATGCCGTGCCTGCAGGCGTGAGCGAGAGCCAGTGGCAGGGCCAGGTTCAGTACTTGCTGGGCATGGCCTACAACCCCGACGATGCTGCCGACGATGTGGTCTACGACCTGCCGCGCGACAAGCAGCAGGGCTACAAGTGGGCCGTGTGCGTGCTCGACCGCTACGGCAACGAGTACGCCCCCGTGTGGGTGCATTGA
- a CDS encoding OmpA family protein: MKKTLYYIVVAIVAAACLATSLQSCKSVKMRDGDDTYARGEYYNAAGLYRKLYNKYKKKEDRPVRGEAAFKMGLCYRKLNQSSRAVGAFQNALRYEYPDSTALLYLAQAQHMEGLWAAAEKNYKAYLELVPGDWQAKQGLRACRMAPKWREQGSRYIVKSAKLFNSRRADYCPMFLDVNADQLYFTSSNEKATGTVKSEITGTKNSDIFFSKKNDKGKWQRPEPAEGELNTEFDEGITSFTPDGSTMYLAKAIRKADAPTGVSIYTSQRSEAKWSAPTPFEITADTLSSYGDPCVSPDGVWLYFTSDMPGGQGGLDLWRINIKDKRGTLENLGDQINTPGDERFPYMRTDSILYFASNGHAGFGGLDIFKATMQPSGRWFIENMGSPVNSSGDDFGITFGKGESGFFSSNRKDGRGYDHIYSFEKPDLKVWISGTVLDKDEEPVPNATIRIVGNDGSNQKQAVKPDGTFRFDLQRGVSYVMLASASGYLNARQEFTSDSAEEDAEYGVDFVLAAMHKPQVVENIFYDFDKASLRPASKKALDELVKTLKDNPYITIELSAHTDRVGTDAYNNKLSYRRAKSVVDYLIAHGVDSLRLKPAGYGKTRPKVVTKRIHRLYPQFPLGDTLTVAYIDTLSKANQAAADQINRRTEFQVLSTNFQPFADDLKKMQELEAARHEAEQQAKIEAEQAGIAKARAEAQEKARAQAQAKAAAEKKKRDDAMKAARQEAASEKAAKKAKQQEKRDKEKAKRDKKRAEAQAKREKERLKAQEKRDKEKAKREAQKLKEQEKRAKHEAEQEAKRKAKQKKEAQKKAEARNGDDKPARSVRGK, translated from the coding sequence ATGAAGAAAACGTTATACTACATAGTCGTTGCAATCGTCGCGGCCGCATGCCTGGCCACGAGCCTGCAGTCGTGCAAGAGTGTGAAGATGCGCGACGGCGACGACACCTATGCCCGCGGCGAGTACTACAACGCGGCCGGGCTGTATCGCAAGCTCTACAACAAGTACAAGAAAAAGGAAGACCGCCCCGTGCGCGGCGAGGCCGCCTTCAAGATGGGCCTGTGCTACCGCAAGCTCAACCAGAGCAGCCGCGCCGTGGGCGCGTTTCAGAATGCCCTGCGCTATGAGTACCCCGACAGCACCGCGCTGCTCTACCTGGCCCAGGCCCAGCACATGGAGGGCCTGTGGGCCGCTGCCGAGAAAAACTACAAGGCCTATCTGGAGCTGGTGCCTGGCGACTGGCAGGCCAAGCAGGGGTTGCGGGCGTGCCGCATGGCACCCAAGTGGCGCGAGCAGGGCAGCCGCTACATCGTGAAGAGCGCCAAGCTCTTCAACTCGCGGCGTGCCGACTACTGCCCCATGTTTCTCGATGTGAACGCCGACCAGCTCTACTTCACCTCGAGCAACGAGAAAGCCACCGGCACGGTCAAGAGCGAGATCACCGGCACCAAGAACAGCGACATTTTCTTCTCCAAGAAAAACGACAAGGGCAAGTGGCAGCGTCCCGAGCCTGCCGAGGGCGAGCTCAACACCGAGTTTGACGAGGGCATCACCTCGTTCACCCCCGACGGCTCTACCATGTACCTGGCCAAGGCCATTCGCAAGGCCGACGCCCCCACAGGCGTGAGCATCTACACCTCGCAGCGCAGCGAGGCCAAGTGGAGCGCCCCCACACCCTTCGAAATCACGGCCGACACCCTGTCGAGCTACGGCGACCCCTGCGTGAGTCCCGACGGCGTGTGGCTCTACTTCACCAGCGACATGCCGGGCGGCCAGGGCGGCCTCGACCTGTGGCGCATCAACATCAAGGACAAGCGCGGCACCCTCGAGAACCTGGGCGACCAGATCAACACCCCCGGCGACGAGCGCTTCCCCTACATGCGCACCGACAGCATCCTCTACTTTGCCTCCAACGGCCATGCGGGCTTCGGCGGCCTCGACATCTTCAAGGCCACCATGCAACCCTCGGGGCGCTGGTTTATCGAGAACATGGGCTCGCCCGTCAACTCCAGCGGCGACGACTTCGGCATCACCTTCGGCAAGGGCGAGAGCGGCTTCTTCTCGAGCAACCGCAAGGACGGCCGCGGCTACGACCACATCTACAGCTTTGAGAAACCCGACCTCAAGGTGTGGATATCGGGCACCGTGCTCGACAAGGACGAGGAGCCCGTGCCCAATGCCACCATTCGCATCGTGGGCAACGACGGCAGCAACCAGAAGCAGGCCGTGAAGCCCGACGGCACCTTCCGCTTCGACCTGCAGCGCGGCGTGAGCTATGTGATGCTGGCCAGCGCCAGCGGCTATCTCAACGCCCGCCAGGAGTTTACCAGCGATTCGGCCGAGGAGGATGCCGAGTATGGCGTCGACTTTGTGCTCGCCGCCATGCACAAGCCCCAGGTGGTGGAAAACATCTTCTACGACTTCGACAAGGCCTCGTTGCGTCCCGCCTCCAAGAAGGCCCTCGACGAGCTGGTGAAGACCCTCAAAGACAACCCCTACATCACCATCGAGCTCAGCGCCCACACCGACCGCGTGGGCACCGATGCCTACAACAACAAGCTGAGCTACCGCCGCGCCAAGAGCGTGGTCGACTACCTCATCGCCCACGGCGTCGACTCGCTCAGGCTCAAGCCCGCCGGCTACGGCAAGACACGGCCCAAGGTGGTGACCAAACGCATACACCGCCTCTACCCGCAATTTCCGCTGGGCGACACCCTCACGGTGGCCTATATCGACACTCTGTCGAAGGCCAACCAGGCTGCCGCCGACCAAATCAACCGCCGCACCGAGTTCCAGGTGCTCAGCACCAATTTCCAGCCCTTTGCCGACGACTTGAAGAAGATGCAGGAGCTTGAGGCTGCCCGCCACGAGGCCGAGCAGCAAGCCAAGATCGAGGCCGAGCAGGCCGGCATTGCCAAGGCTCGCGCCGAGGCCCAGGAAAAGGCCCGTGCACAGGCTCAGGCCAAGGCTGCCGCCGAGAAGAAAAAACGCGACGACGCCATGAAGGCTGCCCGCCAGGAAGCCGCCAGCGAGAAGGCCGCGAAAAAGGCTAAGCAACAGGAAAAACGCGACAAGGAGAAGGCCAAGCGCGACAAGAAGCGCGCCGAGGCCCAAGCCAAGCGCGAGAAGGAGCGGCTCAAGGCGCAGGAGAAGCGCGACAAGGAAAAGGCCAAGCGCGAGGCCCAAAAACTCAAGGAGCAGGAAAAACGCGCCAAGCACGAGGCCGAGCAAGAAGCCAAGCGCAAGGCCAAGCAGAAAAAAGAAGCGCAGAAGAAGGCCGAGGCCCGCAACGGCGACGACAAGCCCGCCCGCTCGGTGCGCGGCAAGTGA